From the Vibrio metoecus genome, one window contains:
- the coaE gene encoding dephospho-CoA kinase (Dephospho-CoA kinase (CoaE) performs the final step in coenzyme A biosynthesis.), with translation MSFVVALTGGIASGKTTVANLFHAQFGIDLVDADVIAREVVEPETEGLKAIAAHFGQTILHPDGSLNRAVLRERIFAKPDEKAWINQLLHPMIRQRMQHALTQTISPYSLLIVPLLVENQLQGMADRVLVVDVDEQVQIERTMARDNVSREQALAILAAQASRAQRLAIADDVLKNDAENQKLLPQITLLHQKYLAMSGQNL, from the coding sequence ATGAGTTTTGTTGTGGCATTGACCGGTGGCATCGCCAGTGGCAAAACCACGGTCGCTAATCTGTTTCATGCTCAGTTTGGCATTGATCTGGTCGATGCCGATGTGATCGCGCGTGAAGTGGTTGAACCGGAAACCGAAGGATTAAAAGCGATTGCTGCCCATTTTGGGCAAACCATCTTGCACCCTGATGGCTCACTCAATCGCGCCGTGCTGCGTGAACGCATCTTTGCCAAACCTGATGAGAAAGCATGGATCAACCAGCTACTGCATCCGATGATCCGCCAACGAATGCAACATGCGCTAACCCAAACCATATCACCTTACAGCCTGCTGATTGTGCCACTGTTAGTGGAAAACCAACTGCAGGGTATGGCCGATCGCGTGTTAGTGGTCGATGTCGATGAACAAGTACAAATTGAGCGCACCATGGCGCGCGATAATGTTTCACGCGAACAAGCGCTAGCCATCCTTGCTGCGCAAGCCTCACGCGCACAACGTTTGGCGATTGCTGATGATGTGCTCAAAAATGACGCAGAAAACCAGAAACTTTTGCCTCAAATCACACTATTGCACCAAAAGTATCTAGCCATGAGCGGGCAAAATTTGTGA
- a CDS encoding prepilin peptidase gives MELFYFYPWLFPVLATLFGLIVGSFLNVVIYRLPKIMEREWRAECAASFPEYGITPPEGKLTLSLPRSTCPHCQTPIRVIDNIPVVSWLALRGKCSHCKAPISARYPFIELLTALMSLVIATHFPFGVFAVALLFFSYVLIAATFIDFDTLLLPDQLTLPLMWGGIALALLGFSPVSLSDAVIGAMVGYLSLWSIYWLFKLLTGKEGMGYGDFKLLAALGAWLGWQQLPVIVLLSSVVGVIFGLIQLRQQKKGIDMAFPFGPYLAIAGWFALLWGDKVIDWYFTVWVGQPL, from the coding sequence ATGGAACTGTTTTACTTCTACCCTTGGCTGTTTCCGGTGCTCGCCACGCTGTTTGGCTTGATTGTCGGCAGCTTTCTCAATGTGGTGATCTATCGCTTACCCAAAATCATGGAGCGTGAATGGCGCGCCGAATGTGCGGCAAGTTTTCCTGAATATGGCATCACGCCACCAGAGGGTAAACTGACCCTCAGTTTGCCGCGTTCCACTTGCCCACACTGCCAAACACCGATTCGAGTGATTGATAATATTCCGGTAGTCAGTTGGCTGGCGCTGCGCGGCAAATGCTCACACTGTAAAGCGCCGATCAGCGCTCGCTACCCCTTCATTGAGCTACTTACTGCCCTCATGAGCTTGGTGATTGCCACTCACTTTCCATTCGGTGTATTTGCCGTGGCGCTGCTGTTTTTCAGCTATGTGTTGATTGCGGCAACCTTCATCGACTTCGATACCCTGTTGCTGCCCGACCAATTAACATTACCCTTAATGTGGGGCGGTATTGCGCTGGCACTGCTTGGCTTTTCTCCCGTTTCACTGAGTGATGCGGTGATCGGAGCCATGGTGGGTTATCTCTCGCTGTGGTCGATTTATTGGCTATTTAAACTGCTGACTGGCAAAGAAGGCATGGGCTATGGCGATTTCAAATTGCTCGCCGCACTCGGCGCTTGGCTGGGTTGGCAGCAGTTGCCAGTCATCGTGCTGCTCTCATCCGTAGTCGGGGTTATTTTCGGTTTAATCCAACTGCGCCAGCAGAAAAAAGGTATCGATATGGCCTTTCCGTTTGGCCCTTATCTCGCCATCGCCGGATGGTTTGCCTTACTGTGGGGCGATAAGGTAATTGATTGGTACTTCACCGTTTGGGTAGGACAACCGCTATGA